A genomic segment from Kyrpidia tusciae DSM 2912 encodes:
- a CDS encoding AAA family ATPase, translating to MKNSRRSPGHVTEQIIRRYVEGELALAEALRQMYDTPPPGRSRHGAAPSAGCTQLPGAPVGAKGAVSPASREELYREMVEELNQFVGLQRLKDVLQEAFAFAEIQSRRQECRLKAVPVVWHMIFRGNPGTGKTTMARFVAKWLHRFGILSKGQLIEVERADLVGEYIGHTAQKTREQIQRALGGVLFVDEAYSLARGGPKDFGREAVDTLVKAAEDHRTDLVVVLAGYPREMEAFLRLNPGLPSRFPIQLHFDDYSADELLAIADRMLAEREYRLSPDARRRLSAWLSEQTAAGTCFGNARFGNARLVRNVLERALRRQAHRLLREGIRDREALMTLRAEDFIWEVGER from the coding sequence GAACAGATCATTCGCCGTTATGTGGAAGGGGAGCTGGCCCTGGCCGAGGCACTGAGGCAGATGTATGACACACCCCCGCCGGGGAGGAGCAGACACGGCGCGGCGCCGTCCGCGGGCTGCACCCAGCTCCCCGGTGCCCCCGTCGGGGCAAAAGGGGCGGTATCGCCCGCCTCTCGGGAAGAGCTTTACCGGGAAATGGTGGAGGAGCTCAATCAATTCGTTGGGCTGCAACGCCTGAAAGACGTTCTCCAGGAAGCGTTCGCCTTCGCGGAAATCCAAAGTCGCAGGCAGGAGTGCCGGCTGAAAGCGGTACCCGTGGTTTGGCATATGATCTTTCGCGGCAATCCCGGAACGGGGAAAACCACTATGGCACGATTTGTAGCCAAATGGCTGCACCGGTTCGGGATTCTGAGCAAAGGCCAATTGATCGAGGTGGAACGCGCCGACCTCGTGGGCGAGTACATCGGCCACACGGCCCAGAAGACCCGGGAACAAATCCAGCGCGCCCTGGGAGGGGTGCTGTTCGTGGATGAAGCCTATTCCCTGGCCCGGGGAGGCCCTAAAGATTTTGGCCGAGAGGCGGTCGACACCTTGGTGAAGGCCGCGGAGGACCACCGGACCGACCTGGTCGTGGTGCTCGCCGGATACCCTCGGGAAATGGAGGCATTCTTACGCCTGAATCCCGGGCTCCCTTCCAGGTTTCCAATCCAATTGCATTTTGACGATTACTCGGCCGACGAACTTCTCGCCATCGCCGACCGCATGTTGGCCGAACGGGAGTATCGGCTCTCTCCTGACGCCCGGCGCCGGCTCAGCGCCTGGTTGAGCGAACAAACCGCCGCGGGAACGTGTTTTGGCAACGCCCGCTTTGGCAACGCCCGCCTGGTCCGCAACGTCTTAGAACGCGCCCTGCGCCGCCAGGCCCACCGCCTCCTCCGAGAAGGAATCCGGGACCGGGAGGCGTTGATGACTCTTCGGGCCGAGGATTTCATCTGGGAGGTGGGGGAGAGGTGA